A single window of Sneathiella limimaris DNA harbors:
- a CDS encoding sensor histidine kinase, with translation MLVSRAKSFATILITLLVCLGLWFSWIKSSEQDTYRVRKSQAIQKLSELNLSLTDWFRTSGIYLKVAAETSLIQNYQVDPDATVTYLKLIGRKLSEITQLRILSTEGFEVIRIQRKSGKLTTINQRQLQDKSNRYYFVKSKTLLPNEIYISPIDLNEEFGKVEEPWTKTVRLSTPIYSQQDRLLGYLIFNFDIGKVLTKFENRTDPHVETELIDSNGFWVAGKDRNKLFGAQINPDQNLAKMQPGLWTKINERLNGSFLEDKTHYTSHSLGLATILDDQAFATQTDQTGPYILLASFQKPTFWTTINTISIALLVLLMFFGALMSYLLHWAIRNRLQEQMAKRKIERQYLAQDRMASLGRLVAGVSHELKQPLGNVYSANSVTRDLIKDLRDIAISSEQDQQSLEHLQQALSSSTKIIENNIQRARSLLDNFQQTANHQSNIKRQKFNLGQSLKNITSSFGPILDRENIDLIQDYSGNLTMDSYPAAISQAVINLIENARKHAFAEGQSGRILIKANPDPEKPLSHIQLKIKDDGMGIPTEKQSMVFEPFFTTQVIGRNSGLGLSIVQNMVNNILEGTIELKSEPGRGTTFQITLPRYVEKTNA, from the coding sequence ATGCTTGTCTCCCGCGCAAAATCTTTTGCTACAATACTGATAACCTTATTGGTTTGCCTAGGGTTGTGGTTCAGCTGGATCAAGTCGAGTGAACAGGACACTTATAGAGTTAGAAAAAGTCAGGCCATCCAGAAACTTTCCGAACTTAATCTATCACTGACTGATTGGTTTCGAACAAGCGGGATTTATCTGAAGGTTGCGGCGGAAACCTCCCTAATTCAGAATTATCAGGTGGATCCAGACGCAACCGTTACTTATCTAAAACTAATCGGTCGAAAATTAAGTGAAATTACACAGCTGCGAATTCTCAGCACCGAAGGATTTGAAGTAATACGCATCCAGAGAAAAAGTGGAAAACTGACGACGATTAACCAACGTCAATTGCAGGACAAGTCCAACCGATATTACTTCGTGAAAAGCAAAACACTCCTGCCAAATGAAATTTACATCTCTCCAATCGACCTTAATGAAGAGTTTGGAAAGGTTGAGGAGCCGTGGACGAAAACAGTCCGACTATCCACGCCCATCTACTCCCAACAGGATAGACTGCTAGGCTATCTTATTTTCAACTTTGATATCGGCAAAGTGCTGACAAAATTTGAAAATCGGACTGATCCACATGTCGAAACTGAGCTAATTGATTCAAACGGCTTCTGGGTCGCTGGAAAGGATAGAAACAAACTTTTCGGGGCGCAGATCAATCCAGACCAGAATTTAGCAAAAATGCAGCCTGGTCTATGGACAAAAATCAACGAAAGGCTCAATGGAAGTTTTTTAGAAGACAAGACCCACTACACATCGCATTCCCTAGGCTTAGCAACCATTTTGGACGATCAGGCTTTCGCAACACAAACAGATCAAACCGGGCCTTACATACTTTTGGCGTCTTTCCAAAAACCAACCTTTTGGACAACAATTAATACAATATCAATCGCGCTTCTCGTGCTGCTTATGTTTTTCGGGGCGTTGATGTCCTATCTGCTCCACTGGGCAATCAGGAACCGCCTGCAGGAACAAATGGCCAAAAGGAAAATTGAAAGACAGTATCTTGCTCAAGATCGAATGGCGTCACTTGGCCGACTGGTCGCAGGTGTTTCCCATGAGCTCAAGCAACCTCTTGGAAACGTCTATTCAGCCAACTCCGTAACACGGGACCTTATCAAGGATTTAAGGGATATAGCTATCAGCTCAGAACAAGATCAGCAATCATTAGAGCACCTTCAACAAGCTTTGTCTTCCAGCACCAAGATCATCGAAAATAATATCCAGCGAGCCAGATCCTTGCTGGACAACTTTCAACAGACCGCAAACCATCAGAGCAACATCAAACGGCAAAAATTCAATTTGGGGCAATCCCTGAAGAATATCACTTCCTCTTTCGGCCCTATTTTGGACCGTGAGAACATCGATTTGATACAGGATTATTCTGGCAATCTCACAATGGATAGCTATCCCGCCGCCATCAGCCAGGCGGTAATTAATCTTATTGAGAATGCCAGAAAACATGCTTTTGCAGAGGGACAATCTGGACGGATATTGATTAAAGCCAATCCAGATCCGGAAAAGCCGTTGTCTCATATTCAGCTAAAAATCAAAGACGACGGAATGGGGATCCCAACAGAAAAACAATCTATGGTTTTTGAGCCCTTTTTCACAACCCAGGTAATTGGAAGAAATTCCGGACTAGGGCTCAGTATTGTTCAGAACATGGTCAATAATATTCTTGAAGGAACAATCGAACTCAAAAGTGAACCTGGAAGAGGAACGACTTTCCAAATTACCCTTCCAAGATATGTGGAGAAAACAAATGCGTGA
- a CDS encoding RidA family protein gives MTLETIHPEGWKAAKGYANGMAASGGRTVYVGGQIGWNADQVFETQDFIGQFEQTLKNILSVVEAAGGKAEHIARLTWYITDKKEYLARQRECGEAYRRVMGRHFPAMAVVQVVALMEDEALIEIEATAIIP, from the coding sequence ATGACTTTAGAGACTATTCATCCAGAAGGCTGGAAAGCAGCCAAGGGCTACGCGAATGGAATGGCGGCCAGTGGCGGAAGAACCGTTTATGTAGGGGGGCAAATTGGCTGGAATGCAGATCAGGTGTTCGAAACACAGGATTTTATCGGCCAGTTTGAGCAGACACTCAAGAATATTCTCAGCGTCGTCGAGGCTGCAGGTGGCAAGGCAGAGCATATTGCCCGGCTGACCTGGTATATCACGGATAAAAAAGAATATCTGGCACGGCAGAGGGAATGCGGTGAGGCTTATCGCCGTGTCATGGGACGTCATTTTCCGGCCATGGCCGTTGTTCAGGTTGTAGCCCTGATGGAGGATGAAGCCTTAATTGAGATTGAGGCAACTGCCATTATCCCCTGA
- a CDS encoding acyl-CoA thioesterase, whose amino-acid sequence MIHFSLTRKVQFQHCDPAGIVFYPRYFEMVNSTVETWFEEDLNASYADIHMNRDLAVPTVHIETDFKAPSRLGDLLILELEVIKLGGSSLKLQVTCRCDDEIRFTSELTVVCVSISDISPKRWPDDIRAAIEKRVKETP is encoded by the coding sequence ATGATCCATTTTTCCCTGACCCGAAAAGTCCAGTTTCAGCATTGTGACCCGGCCGGGATCGTTTTTTATCCGCGCTATTTTGAAATGGTCAATTCCACGGTTGAAACCTGGTTTGAAGAGGATTTGAACGCGTCTTACGCGGATATTCATATGAACCGGGATCTGGCGGTTCCAACCGTTCATATCGAGACAGATTTTAAAGCTCCAAGCCGGCTCGGTGATCTTTTGATCCTGGAGCTGGAAGTGATCAAACTTGGCGGAAGTAGTTTGAAGTTGCAAGTGACCTGCCGGTGTGACGATGAGATCCGCTTTACCTCCGAACTGACTGTTGTGTGTGTCAGTATTTCTGATATCAGTCCTAAACGCTGGCCCGATGATATTCGCGCGGCCATTGAAAAAAGAGTGAAAGAAACCCCATGA
- a CDS encoding ABC transporter ATP-binding protein — MTDLLTVTGLETFYGPSQALFGVDLKVGEGEVVALMGRNGMGKTTTIASICGLEAYANGKVTFKGKDLTGLPSFKIARLGVGLVPEGRRCFPNLTVYENLIAAARPGQWSLEKVYEFFPRLKERRDQYANTLSGGEQQMLAIGRALMTNPDLLMLDEATEGLAPVIRQEIWQAVRNLKSTGQSILIVDKTLSELLPIADNCFILEKGVTVWSGKPDQLTSDLEDRYLGV; from the coding sequence ATGACCGATCTTCTAACGGTAACAGGTCTTGAGACATTTTATGGCCCCTCCCAGGCGCTGTTTGGGGTGGATCTGAAAGTTGGCGAAGGTGAAGTTGTTGCCCTGATGGGCCGCAATGGCATGGGAAAAACAACGACCATTGCCTCGATCTGTGGGCTGGAAGCTTACGCGAACGGGAAGGTGACTTTTAAGGGCAAGGACCTAACCGGCTTGCCATCCTTTAAAATTGCCCGGCTGGGTGTGGGGTTGGTACCGGAAGGCCGACGGTGTTTTCCGAACCTCACGGTCTATGAAAACCTGATTGCCGCAGCGCGCCCAGGTCAATGGAGCCTTGAGAAAGTCTATGAGTTTTTCCCTCGGCTTAAAGAGAGAAGAGACCAGTATGCCAACACCCTGTCCGGCGGGGAGCAGCAGATGCTGGCTATCGGGCGGGCGCTGATGACCAACCCGGATCTGTTGATGCTGGATGAAGCGACCGAAGGACTTGCCCCGGTGATCCGCCAGGAGATCTGGCAAGCGGTTCGAAACCTGAAATCAACGGGTCAATCCATTTTGATTGTTGATAAGACCCTGTCCGAATTGCTGCCCATTGCCGATAACTGCTTCATCCTGGAAAAGGGTGTCACGGTCTGGTCAGGAAAACCGGATCAGCTTACCAGTGATCTGGAAGATCGGTATCTGGGAGTTTAG
- a CDS encoding ABC transporter ATP-binding protein yields MTELSETVLQIEGLNKTFGALKATDDVTLDLRKGEIHALIGPNGAGKSTLIKQICGEIEPDSGSIKFEGKNLKGLGVADRAQAGLGRTFQVSSLALEFSALRNVMLAVQSKAGSSFKFFKPVMKDQALISAAEAMLERVDLKDRKDVPAAELSHGERRKLEIAIALALKPKAFLLDEPMAGMGPEGSKQLTGFLADLKDEAPILLVEHDMDAVFALADRISVLVYGSVVATGTVDEIRNNPIVREAYLGEEV; encoded by the coding sequence ATGACTGAGTTGTCAGAAACTGTCCTGCAGATTGAAGGACTGAACAAAACCTTCGGTGCGCTCAAGGCAACCGATGACGTTACTCTGGATCTGCGAAAAGGCGAGATCCATGCCTTAATCGGTCCAAACGGGGCGGGAAAATCAACCTTGATCAAGCAGATTTGCGGGGAGATTGAACCGGATTCCGGCAGTATCAAATTTGAAGGTAAAAATTTGAAGGGGCTTGGTGTTGCGGATCGGGCTCAGGCTGGGCTTGGTCGGACATTCCAGGTATCTTCCCTCGCGCTGGAGTTTTCTGCCCTTCGGAACGTGATGCTGGCCGTGCAATCCAAGGCGGGCAGCAGCTTCAAATTCTTTAAACCTGTCATGAAAGATCAGGCGTTGATCAGTGCAGCGGAAGCCATGCTGGAGCGGGTGGACCTGAAAGATCGAAAGGACGTTCCGGCTGCGGAACTATCCCATGGTGAGCGGCGGAAGCTTGAAATTGCCATTGCACTCGCCCTGAAACCCAAGGCTTTCCTGTTGGACGAGCCGATGGCGGGAATGGGACCTGAAGGCTCCAAACAGTTAACCGGCTTTCTGGCGGATCTGAAGGATGAGGCGCCGATCCTGCTCGTGGAGCATGATATGGATGCGGTGTTTGCGCTGGCCGACCGGATTTCTGTGCTGGTGTACGGAAGTGTGGTTGCAACAGGTACGGTCGATGAGATCCGGAATAATCCGATCGTTCGCGAAGCCTATCTGGGAGAAGAAGTATGA